The Hydrogenophaga crocea genome contains a region encoding:
- a CDS encoding TolC family protein, whose protein sequence is MPGKLVPLALVLAAGVISSAQAQTAEASTFIPPSRELSGLAGGPDNRLVTRSADSLPLTLGAAWSLAQNNNPAISAAMREVEAAQGALTQAGVFQNPSLDVEVEDLRSGNRTTTVTLSQPIELGGKRAARIAAAERALDAARVQRDMKAAQLQSEVTAAYLATLLSQERVRLAQESLGIAQTGSAAASKRVQAGKVSPLEETRSKVAEANVRLELAQAQGELSAQLQELRALLAGGPSFQALDGNALQLPSLPPIEELQARVESSPTMRLARLETARLRALADLEQAKRTPDISVSLGMQRAQQDGRSLAIVGVSIPLPVFDSNRGNLVEALRRRDKSEDEARALELRLRADLAIARQRLSIASEEVMAVRSEILPAAELAFSSATQGFELGKFEFLDVLDAQRTLLQARAQYLRSMGESHRAVADVARLLGTNTSQP, encoded by the coding sequence ATGCCCGGTAAGTTGGTGCCTCTAGCCCTTGTGCTGGCGGCGGGGGTGATTTCATCTGCGCAAGCGCAGACGGCGGAGGCAAGTACCTTCATTCCCCCATCTAGGGAGTTAAGCGGCCTTGCAGGTGGACCCGACAATCGACTGGTTACGCGTTCGGCGGACTCGCTTCCTCTCACGCTAGGCGCTGCTTGGAGCCTGGCACAGAACAACAATCCGGCCATCTCGGCTGCGATGCGCGAAGTGGAAGCTGCTCAGGGCGCTTTGACGCAGGCGGGAGTGTTTCAAAACCCCTCCCTGGATGTTGAGGTTGAGGACCTGCGTTCTGGGAATCGAACCACCACTGTCACCCTGAGCCAACCCATTGAACTGGGTGGCAAGCGAGCAGCGCGCATCGCCGCGGCCGAACGAGCGCTTGACGCAGCGCGTGTGCAGCGAGATATGAAGGCCGCACAACTGCAGTCGGAGGTGACAGCCGCATACTTGGCAACTCTCTTGTCTCAGGAGCGGGTGCGTCTGGCGCAAGAGTCGCTGGGTATTGCGCAGACAGGCAGCGCGGCGGCTTCGAAGCGGGTTCAAGCGGGGAAGGTATCCCCTTTGGAAGAGACGCGGTCTAAGGTAGCGGAGGCCAATGTTCGTCTGGAACTAGCGCAGGCGCAGGGCGAGCTATCCGCCCAGTTGCAAGAACTGCGCGCGCTCCTTGCCGGCGGACCGAGCTTTCAGGCGCTTGACGGCAACGCGCTGCAGTTGCCGTCGCTACCCCCCATCGAGGAGTTGCAGGCGCGAGTGGAGAGTTCGCCAACGATGCGGTTGGCCAGATTGGAGACAGCACGCCTGCGAGCTTTGGCCGACCTGGAGCAAGCGAAACGAACGCCAGACATCTCCGTGAGCCTAGGCATGCAACGCGCCCAGCAAGACGGGCGCTCGCTGGCCATCGTAGGTGTTTCCATCCCACTTCCTGTGTTCGACTCGAACCGCGGCAACCTTGTCGAGGCGCTTCGTCGCCGAGACAAGTCGGAAGACGAGGCTCGTGCGCTCGAGCTTCGGCTCCGCGCTGACCTTGCCATTGCTCGACAACGACTCTCCATCGCCTCAGAGGAAGTGATGGCCGTTCGGTCAGAAATCCTTCCAGCGGCCGAGTTGGCATTCAGCTCCGCTACTCAAGGCTTCGAGCTTGGAAAGTTCGAGTTCTTGGATGTGCTCGATGCGCAGCGCACGCTGCTCCAAGCCAGAGCTCAGTACCTGCGTTCAATGGGCGAATCACATCGAGCGGTGGCAGATGTCGCACGCCTGCTCGGAACCAACACTTCTCAACCTTGA
- a CDS encoding efflux RND transporter periplasmic adaptor subunit, with the protein MDTPESSGSKLSRKHLVIIVVVLLLGAVGAAFILRGGGSHAEGDGHGHGQESSKAVEAEGDGHGHEETPKGDAKPESDSASKEGAEGGGHDDEKVALTDAQIAAANIEVKDSSSAVIRTSLQLPGEIRFNEDRTAHIVPRAAGVVERVSANLGQRVSKGQVLAVISSSAVSEVRSELQAAQRRRELAQATYERERTLWEQKISPEQDVLQARQALREAEIAQANASQKLKTLGASANASALGTVELRAPFDAVVVEKHIAIGEAVGEDTNVFTLSDLSTVWAEMSVGAGDLSKVLVGERVRVKADAADVVAEGKIAFVGSLIGAQTRTAPARVELSNPKGAWRPGLFVTVEVLTNDNDTASAVTVDSSALQTVEDKLSVFVRVDGGFQARPVRVGRSDGQRVEILDGLKAGEAYAANGSFVVKSEQGKGSATHAH; encoded by the coding sequence ATGGACACGCCTGAATCCTCCGGCTCGAAACTGAGCCGAAAGCACCTAGTCATCATTGTTGTGGTTCTGCTCCTTGGGGCTGTAGGCGCGGCGTTCATCCTTCGAGGGGGTGGTAGCCACGCAGAAGGCGATGGTCATGGTCACGGGCAAGAAAGCTCGAAGGCTGTGGAAGCCGAAGGCGATGGACATGGTCATGAAGAAACGCCCAAGGGAGATGCGAAGCCAGAATCAGACTCTGCATCCAAAGAGGGTGCGGAGGGCGGCGGGCACGATGATGAGAAGGTGGCGCTGACGGATGCGCAAATCGCAGCTGCGAACATCGAAGTGAAGGACAGCTCTTCTGCGGTCATCAGAACGTCATTGCAGCTTCCGGGAGAAATCCGCTTCAACGAAGACCGAACCGCGCACATTGTTCCGCGGGCTGCTGGGGTCGTCGAGCGCGTCAGCGCCAACCTTGGTCAGAGGGTCTCCAAGGGGCAGGTTCTTGCGGTCATCTCCAGTAGCGCGGTCTCTGAAGTTCGCTCAGAGCTCCAGGCCGCTCAACGCAGGCGCGAACTCGCCCAGGCTACTTACGAGCGCGAGCGTACGTTGTGGGAGCAGAAGATTTCTCCCGAGCAAGACGTTCTGCAGGCGCGGCAAGCCCTGCGCGAAGCGGAAATTGCGCAGGCGAACGCATCTCAGAAGCTGAAGACCCTCGGCGCGTCGGCGAACGCCAGCGCCTTGGGAACAGTCGAGCTACGCGCACCGTTTGACGCGGTGGTCGTCGAGAAGCACATCGCAATTGGGGAGGCAGTCGGCGAAGACACCAACGTGTTCACGTTGTCGGACCTGTCCACTGTGTGGGCGGAGATGAGTGTTGGCGCCGGTGACCTATCCAAGGTACTGGTCGGGGAGCGCGTTCGAGTCAAGGCAGACGCTGCGGATGTGGTCGCCGAAGGGAAGATTGCTTTCGTGGGCTCTCTCATCGGAGCGCAGACCCGCACCGCTCCCGCTCGCGTAGAGCTGAGCAACCCCAAAGGAGCGTGGCGCCCCGGCCTCTTTGTCACGGTGGAAGTTCTCACGAACGACAACGATACGGCATCTGCCGTAACGGTCGATTCGTCGGCGCTTCAAACCGTAGAAGACAAGCTTTCCGTTTTCGTGCGCGTAGATGGTGGATTTCAAGCTCGACCCGTGCGTGTCGGTCGCTCCGATGGACAGCGAGTCGAGATTCTGGACGGCCTAAAGGCCGGTGAGGCCTACGCGGCGAATGGCAGTTTTGTCGTGAAATCTGAACAGGGCAAGGGCTCTGCAACGCACGCCCACTGA
- a CDS encoding heavy metal response regulator transcription factor — MKLLVIEDEVKLAEYIRRGLQEEGYVVDLAHNGIDGLHLAMESDYDLIVLDGMLPGIDGLGLLAALRQSKRTPVVMLTARVKVEDRVRGLQSGADDYLVKPFAFSELAARIQALLRRTKGPSEPEPVRLLQVHDLELDLIGRKATRCGQKLQLTVQEFGLLSLLMRHEGQVLSRTEIAAQVWDMNFDSNTNVIDAAVRRLRSKVDEPFHRPLIHTVRGMGYVLEARDE; from the coding sequence ATGAAACTGCTGGTTATCGAGGATGAAGTGAAGCTTGCGGAGTACATCCGCAGGGGCTTGCAGGAGGAAGGCTACGTGGTAGACCTTGCTCACAACGGAATCGACGGGTTGCACCTGGCGATGGAGTCGGACTACGACTTAATAGTCCTGGACGGAATGCTTCCAGGCATCGACGGGCTAGGACTACTGGCTGCACTACGCCAGAGCAAGCGAACCCCGGTCGTCATGTTGACTGCTCGAGTCAAAGTCGAAGACCGGGTTCGAGGTCTTCAGAGTGGCGCGGATGACTACCTCGTCAAGCCGTTTGCTTTCTCAGAGCTTGCCGCTCGTATCCAGGCGCTTCTTCGACGAACAAAAGGCCCCAGCGAACCTGAGCCAGTCCGTCTTCTCCAGGTCCACGACCTAGAGCTCGACCTGATTGGCCGAAAGGCGACTCGTTGCGGTCAAAAACTGCAGCTCACCGTCCAGGAGTTCGGGCTTTTGTCCCTGCTAATGCGCCATGAAGGTCAAGTTTTGTCGCGCACCGAGATTGCGGCCCAGGTCTGGGACATGAATTTCGACAGCAACACGAACGTAATAGACGCTGCGGTTCGGCGCTTGAGGTCCAAGGTCGACGAGCCCTTTCATCGTCCTCTGATACACACGGTGCGCGGTATGGGCTACGTGCTCGAGGCGCGGGATGAATGA
- a CDS encoding heavy metal sensor histidine kinase, whose amino-acid sequence MNSRVPKTLGSRLSLWLALQSFFGLLAVCIAIYAATFYAFRSHQLEELAHKKGLLEHFASEALSTGDEKMLGHKLRDFKVGHSEFGLRVLRAEGTVFFEDVVPSATSQRRLIEFELASPVAGHRPFQVTLSQDIRKDQSLLERIAAALVFAALGGTLLVSCGGYLLVWLGLRPLRELSTQVQGLAADSLHRRLDGSNQPGELAPLVAQFNDLLARLDASYEHLEGFNADVAHELMTPLATLTSGAELALSSAKSVEELRDTLGSSLEDLQRITGIVQDMLFLSQADRGAVARRVHTPSLAAVVKQVADYHEAALEDAGLSLVVVGDAVGEFDVSLLQRALSNLIGNASRYASSGSEVRVLINSSSPNEVSIQVENRGSTIEPAALPRLFDRFFRADMARSNANRNHGLGLAIVAAIARMHGGRPIASSSEGVTKVGLVLGSSKTSES is encoded by the coding sequence ATGAACTCCCGCGTTCCAAAGACTCTCGGTAGCAGGCTCTCTCTTTGGCTAGCCCTGCAGAGCTTTTTCGGATTGCTTGCGGTTTGCATTGCCATCTACGCGGCCACCTTCTATGCGTTCAGGAGCCACCAGCTGGAAGAACTGGCTCATAAGAAGGGCCTCCTTGAACACTTCGCGTCAGAGGCGCTGAGCACCGGCGACGAGAAGATGTTGGGGCACAAGTTGAGGGACTTCAAGGTCGGACATTCTGAGTTCGGTCTCAGGGTTCTTCGTGCCGAGGGAACCGTGTTCTTCGAAGACGTTGTTCCGAGCGCCACCTCTCAGCGCAGACTCATCGAGTTCGAACTAGCTTCCCCAGTCGCCGGCCACAGACCTTTTCAGGTCACGTTGTCGCAGGACATTCGAAAAGACCAATCTCTCCTAGAGCGCATCGCCGCGGCTCTGGTGTTCGCCGCTCTGGGTGGCACATTGCTGGTCTCTTGTGGTGGCTACCTGCTTGTCTGGTTGGGACTTCGGCCCCTGCGAGAGCTGTCGACGCAGGTTCAAGGCTTGGCTGCGGACTCGTTGCATCGTCGCCTGGACGGCTCAAACCAGCCGGGTGAGCTGGCGCCTCTTGTCGCGCAGTTCAATGACCTTCTTGCCCGTCTTGACGCCTCTTACGAGCACCTCGAAGGATTTAATGCTGACGTCGCCCACGAACTGATGACGCCGCTCGCGACGTTGACAAGCGGTGCCGAGCTGGCTCTTTCCTCAGCAAAGAGCGTGGAGGAGCTGCGCGATACCCTCGGCTCGAGTCTGGAGGACCTGCAGCGCATAACCGGCATCGTGCAGGACATGTTGTTCCTTTCCCAGGCGGACCGAGGCGCGGTTGCGCGACGGGTTCATACACCCAGTTTGGCGGCTGTGGTCAAGCAGGTGGCTGACTACCACGAGGCCGCCCTAGAAGACGCGGGGCTCAGCCTTGTCGTGGTCGGCGATGCAGTCGGCGAATTCGATGTCTCATTGCTGCAGAGGGCGCTCTCCAACCTGATTGGCAACGCGTCCAGGTACGCCAGCTCCGGCTCCGAAGTCCGCGTTCTCATCAACTCGTCCTCGCCGAATGAGGTCTCCATCCAAGTTGAGAACCGTGGCAGCACCATCGAACCAGCAGCGCTTCCCCGCCTCTTTGACCGCTTTTTTCGTGCGGACATGGCGAGGAGCAACGCAAATCGCAACCACGGGCTCGGTCTTGCGATTGTGGCGGCCATCGCCCGAATGCACGGTGGTCGGCCGATAGCGTCCTCCTCAGAAGGTGTGACGAAAGTGGGATTGGTTCTCGGGAGCTCCAAGACATCGGAGTCCTGA
- a CDS encoding efflux RND transporter permease subunit, whose protein sequence is MFERIIRFAIEQRWLVMLAVLGMVGLGVYNFQRLSIDAVPDITNVQVQINTAAPGYSPLETEQRVTFPIETVMAGLPGLQQTRSLSRYGLSQVTVIFKDGTDIYFARQLVNERLQGAVGALPDGIRPNVGPISTGLGEIFLWTVEAEDGAKKPDGTPYTATDLRVIQDWIIKPQLRNVPGVTEINSIGGHERQFQVAPLPERLLAYGLTLNDVVQALERNNANVGAGYIERRGEQYLIRAPGQAGSLDDLRNVVLANSGGTPVRIRDVAEVEIGQDLRTGAATDNGREVVLGTVFMLIGENSRTVAQAVAKKMEEINGNLPDGVHAITVYDRTVLVDKAIATVKKNLFEGAVLVIVVLFLFLGNIRAALLTAMVIPLSMLFTFTGMVSQKVSANLMSLGALDFGIIVDGAVVIVENCVRRLSHAQERLGRPLTRTERFHEVFSASQEARRPLLYGQLIIMVVYLPIFALTGVEGKMFHPMALTVVIALLGAMILSITFIPAAVALFIGNKVGEKENRVMGWARRAYHPLLTRAMNAKAVVLTVAGVAVVLSGLLATRLGSEFIPNLNEGDFAIQALRIPGTSLSQSVQMQQQLERTLKAEFPEIERVFARTGTAEIASDPMPPNISDAYVMLKPESQWPSPKRTRQQLVEAVQQRVAELPGNNYEFSQPIQLRFNELISGVRADVAVKVFGDDMDVLNKTAQEIAAVLGSISGASEVNVEQTTGLPVLSINIDRDKAARYGVNVGDIQDTIATAIGGRSAGTLFEGDRRFDIMVRLPERMRSDLDSIRRLPVTLPAATQADGSSRVSFIPLSELASLEVAPGPNQVSREDGKRRIVVSANVRGRDMGSFVEEAGTALQEKVRIPPGYWTTWGGQFENLQSATQRLQIVVPVALLLVFTLLFAMFGNVRDGLIVFTGIPFALTGGILALWMRGIPLSISAAVGFIALSGVAVLNGLVMISFIRNLREGGATLDQAIFEGALTRLRPVLMTALVASLGFVPMAIATGTGAEVQRPLATVVIGGILSSTALTLLVLPILYRLAYRREEEEERLANPKSSLGSFSEPQLS, encoded by the coding sequence ATGTTTGAACGAATCATTCGCTTTGCCATCGAGCAACGGTGGCTGGTCATGCTCGCCGTGCTCGGCATGGTCGGCCTGGGTGTCTACAACTTTCAGCGTCTCTCCATTGACGCAGTACCGGACATCACGAACGTCCAAGTACAAATCAACACGGCCGCTCCGGGCTACTCCCCCCTGGAGACCGAGCAGCGCGTGACTTTCCCGATTGAAACGGTCATGGCCGGGCTGCCTGGCCTGCAGCAAACCCGCTCCCTTTCGCGCTACGGTCTATCCCAGGTCACGGTCATCTTCAAGGACGGAACGGATATCTATTTTGCCCGCCAGTTGGTCAACGAGCGCCTGCAGGGAGCGGTGGGTGCACTGCCGGACGGTATCCGGCCCAATGTGGGCCCCATATCGACAGGACTGGGTGAAATCTTCCTGTGGACTGTCGAGGCTGAAGATGGTGCCAAGAAGCCCGACGGTACCCCATACACGGCGACTGACCTAAGGGTCATCCAAGACTGGATTATCAAACCGCAGCTGCGCAACGTTCCTGGCGTCACGGAAATCAACTCAATCGGTGGCCATGAACGTCAGTTTCAAGTTGCGCCGCTTCCCGAGCGACTGTTGGCCTACGGCCTAACGCTCAACGATGTGGTGCAGGCCCTCGAGCGCAACAATGCCAACGTCGGCGCCGGGTACATCGAGCGCAGAGGCGAGCAGTACCTCATTCGCGCACCTGGCCAAGCAGGAAGCCTCGACGACCTTCGCAACGTGGTGCTTGCCAACAGCGGGGGTACCCCCGTTCGCATTCGCGATGTGGCCGAAGTCGAGATTGGTCAAGACCTGAGAACAGGCGCGGCCACGGACAACGGTCGTGAGGTCGTGCTGGGCACTGTGTTCATGTTGATTGGCGAAAACAGTCGGACTGTTGCTCAGGCTGTCGCCAAGAAGATGGAGGAAATCAACGGAAATCTTCCGGACGGTGTGCACGCCATCACTGTCTACGACCGCACAGTGCTCGTTGATAAGGCGATTGCAACCGTCAAGAAGAACCTCTTTGAAGGCGCGGTGCTGGTCATCGTGGTGTTGTTCCTCTTCTTAGGCAACATTCGAGCCGCCTTGCTGACAGCGATGGTCATTCCCCTGTCCATGCTATTCACCTTCACCGGCATGGTGAGTCAGAAGGTCAGCGCGAACCTGATGAGTTTGGGGGCGCTTGACTTCGGCATCATTGTTGATGGGGCGGTGGTCATCGTAGAGAACTGCGTTCGCCGCCTCTCCCACGCACAGGAACGACTCGGCCGACCACTTACCCGTACAGAACGCTTTCACGAAGTGTTTTCCGCCTCCCAAGAGGCGCGTCGACCGTTGCTCTACGGGCAGCTCATCATCATGGTGGTCTACCTGCCCATCTTTGCGCTTACGGGCGTTGAAGGCAAGATGTTCCATCCGATGGCGCTCACCGTGGTGATTGCGTTGCTCGGTGCCATGATTCTGTCCATCACCTTTATCCCTGCCGCCGTCGCCTTGTTCATCGGCAACAAAGTGGGCGAGAAGGAAAACCGGGTCATGGGTTGGGCGCGACGGGCCTATCACCCGTTGCTCACACGCGCCATGAACGCCAAGGCCGTCGTGCTTACTGTGGCCGGGGTCGCGGTCGTTCTGTCTGGTTTGCTGGCAACGCGCCTGGGGAGCGAGTTCATCCCGAACTTGAACGAAGGTGACTTTGCCATTCAGGCGCTTCGCATTCCCGGGACCAGCCTCTCCCAGTCTGTGCAGATGCAGCAACAACTGGAGCGAACCCTGAAGGCGGAGTTTCCGGAAATTGAGCGAGTGTTCGCTCGCACAGGAACGGCAGAGATTGCATCTGACCCGATGCCCCCGAACATCTCTGACGCGTATGTCATGCTCAAGCCTGAGAGCCAATGGCCGAGCCCGAAGCGCACACGTCAGCAGTTGGTGGAGGCAGTGCAGCAACGGGTGGCAGAGCTGCCTGGCAACAACTACGAGTTCTCGCAACCGATTCAACTGCGCTTCAACGAGCTGATTTCGGGGGTCCGTGCTGACGTTGCCGTGAAGGTCTTCGGCGACGACATGGATGTTCTCAACAAGACCGCTCAGGAGATTGCGGCCGTACTGGGCTCTATCTCGGGAGCAAGTGAGGTCAACGTTGAGCAGACGACGGGCCTGCCCGTGTTGTCTATCAATATCGACCGCGACAAAGCGGCTCGCTACGGCGTTAACGTGGGCGACATCCAGGACACCATCGCAACGGCCATTGGCGGGCGCAGCGCCGGGACCCTCTTCGAGGGTGACCGACGCTTCGATATCATGGTTCGGTTGCCAGAGCGAATGCGCTCCGATTTGGACTCTATCCGCCGCCTGCCGGTGACGTTGCCCGCGGCAACTCAGGCAGACGGAAGCTCGCGCGTGTCATTTATCCCGTTGTCGGAGCTAGCCTCTCTCGAAGTCGCACCCGGGCCCAACCAGGTCAGTCGTGAAGACGGCAAGCGTCGCATCGTTGTCAGCGCAAACGTGCGCGGTCGCGACATGGGCTCTTTTGTGGAAGAGGCCGGAACTGCCTTGCAGGAGAAGGTGCGCATCCCCCCGGGCTATTGGACGACCTGGGGTGGTCAGTTTGAGAATTTGCAGTCCGCGACGCAGCGACTCCAAATCGTCGTGCCTGTGGCGCTTCTTCTGGTGTTCACGTTGTTGTTCGCCATGTTTGGCAACGTGCGCGACGGGCTCATTGTGTTCACCGGAATCCCCTTTGCCTTGACTGGAGGCATTCTGGCGCTTTGGATGCGCGGCATACCCTTGTCCATCTCTGCGGCTGTTGGCTTTATTGCGTTGTCGGGTGTCGCCGTCCTCAACGGCTTGGTGATGATTTCTTTCATACGCAATCTTCGCGAAGGGGGCGCGACACTGGACCAAGCCATCTTCGAAGGCGCTCTCACGCGGCTCCGCCCAGTACTCATGACCGCGCTCGTGGCCTCTCTCGGCTTTGTTCCTATGGCGATTGCGACCGGGACGGGTGCCGAGGTGCAGCGACCGCTTGCGACTGTGGTGATTGGTGGCATCCTGTCGTCGACAGCATTAACACTCCTAGTGCTGCCAATCCTCTATCGGTTGGCATATCGGCGCGAAGAGGAGGAGGAGCGTTTGGCCAACCCAAAAAGCTCTTTGGGCTCCTTCTCCGAACCGCAACTAAGTTGA
- a CDS encoding IS3 family transposase (programmed frameshift), with product MTKSRFSEAQIVGILKEVEMGAKVGETCRKHGVSEPTYYKWKSQFSGMTVSHLSQLRQLQDENAKLKRMYADLALMHHALKDVVDRKLLTPERREMVVQALVAEHGMSERRACQASGIARSTLRYRPVARDDSGVITFIQAYMTLNPRHGFGLLYDSARHQGKPWGKTVLWRVYCELRLNLPRRGKKRLPARIKQPLHAAGQPNQGWSCDFMADALWSGRRFRTFNVIDEFNREGLRIEVDTSLPAARVIRALNELVEVHGAPLSIRLDNGPEFIAHALAQWAQNKGIALQHIQPGKPTQNAYVERFNKTYRTEVLDCYVFNSLQEVRDMTADWLHRYNHHRPHEALGRIPPV from the exons ATGACGAAGTCCAGATTCAGTGAAGCGCAGATAGTCGGCATCCTCAAGGAGGTCGAGATGGGTGCGAAGGTCGGCGAGACGTGCAGGAAGCACGGCGTGAGCGAGCCGACGTACTACAAGTGGAAGAGCCAGTTCTCGGGCATGACGGTTTCGCACCTGTCGCAGCTGCGCCAGCTGCAGGACGAGAACGCCAAGCTCAAACGCATGTACGCAGACCTGGCGCTCATGCACCACGCACTCAAGGATGTCGTTGACCGAAAGCTCT TGACCCCGGAGCGTCGCGAGATGGTCGTGCAGGCCCTCGTGGCCGAGCATGGCATGAGCGAGCGACGGGCCTGCCAGGCCAGCGGCATTGCCCGCTCCACGCTGCGTTACCGGCCCGTCGCACGCGACGACTCCGGGGTCATCACCTTCATCCAGGCCTACATGACATTGAACCCGCGCCACGGCTTCGGGCTGCTGTACGACAGCGCCCGCCATCAGGGCAAGCCCTGGGGCAAGACGGTGCTCTGGCGCGTGTACTGCGAACTGCGGCTGAACCTGCCCCGGCGCGGCAAGAAGCGGCTGCCTGCGCGCATCAAACAGCCCCTGCACGCCGCCGGCCAGCCCAACCAGGGCTGGAGCTGCGACTTCATGGCAGACGCGCTGTGGTCGGGGCGGCGCTTCAGGACCTTCAACGTCATCGACGAGTTCAACCGTGAAGGCCTGCGCATCGAGGTCGACACCAGCCTGCCGGCTGCGCGCGTCATCCGGGCCTTGAATGAACTGGTGGAGGTGCACGGTGCGCCGCTGTCGATTCGCCTGGACAACGGCCCCGAGTTCATCGCGCACGCCCTGGCCCAGTGGGCTCAGAACAAGGGCATCGCCTTGCAGCACATCCAACCCGGAAAGCCCACGCAAAACGCCTATGTCGAACGATTCAACAAGACCTACCGCACCGAGGTGCTCGACTGCTACGTGTTCAACAGCTTGCAGGAAGTGCGCGACATGACGGCCGACTGGCTGCACCGCTACAACCACCACCGACCCCATGAAGCTCTCGGCCGAATCCCTCCGGTCTAG
- a CDS encoding CzcE family metal-binding protein — MNKLHTLRFAAVSVALASSLAGVASAETFRNGQSIYGQPGGEAAQARVVDVTNTKYANITYGETVVFQGAGGQKFAWTFNGLDARSWELAKFAPASLAGEGYRVYVSKNPLYRR, encoded by the coding sequence TTGAACAAGCTCCATACCCTTCGTTTTGCCGCCGTCTCCGTCGCGCTCGCCAGCTCGCTCGCAGGCGTTGCCTCTGCCGAGACCTTCCGCAACGGTCAGTCCATTTACGGCCAACCTGGCGGCGAAGCAGCCCAGGCCCGCGTGGTGGATGTCACCAACACCAAGTACGCCAACATCACCTACGGCGAAACCGTTGTCTTCCAAGGCGCGGGAGGACAGAAGTTCGCCTGGACCTTCAACGGACTGGATGCCCGCTCCTGGGAACTCGCAAAGTTCGCCCCTGCAAGCCTGGCCGGCGAGGGGTATCGGGTTTACGTGAGTAAGAACCCCCTCTATCGCCGTTGA